GCACTTGGTGGCGCATTCTGGAACATTCATGAAATTAAAGTAACGGATTAATCATAGGGTATTGGGAATTAGTTATTGGACTACTGAATAAATGACAAAGAACAAAGGGCTAATTACCAATGACTGATGAAAAAACTTTGCGATCGCTACTCGTTGCGGTTGCTAATGGTAAAGTTACCCCAGATACGGCATTAGACTCACTCAAAGACTTGGCTTATGAATCTGTGGGCGAGTTTGCCAAAATTGACCACCATCGTCAGCTAAGAACTGGTTTCCCAGAGGTGATTTGGGGCCCTGGTAAAACGCCTGAACAAATTGCTCAAATTATGGAAGTGATGCGCCTCCGTAATCCAGTGGTGATGGCGACTCGGATTGAACCAACAGTTTATGCCGCATTAGAATCAAAAGTTAGCGGTTTGCGATACTATCAATCGGCGCGAATTTGTGCGATCGCTCCCTTTACCATCGAACCACAATTTCAGGGTGAAATTGGCATTCTTTCTGCTGGTACGGCTGATTTACCCGTTGCGGAAGAAGCTGCTGTCACGGCTGAACTTTCAGGTTTCCGCGTCCAGCGCCTTTGGGATGTTGGCGTTGCTGGGATTCACCGTTTATTAAGTAACCGCCACCTGATTGAGTCAGCATCAGTGTTGATTGTCGTGGCGGGGATGGAAGGCGCTTTACCCAGCGTTGTTGCGGGTTTAGCGAGTTGTCCTGTGATTGCTGTACCCACCAGCATCGGTTATGGCGCAAGTTTTGGCGGTTTAGCGCCCTTGTTGACAATGCTCAACTCTTGTGCAGCGGGAGTAGGCGTAGTAAATATCGATAATGGTTTTGGCGCAGCAGTTTTGGCGGGGCAAATTTTGCGGACTGCCGAGAAATTGCGGTTGGCATCGGCTACATCTTGAGTTAAGACATTGAAGTTATATCCAATATTTCAGTAAATATCAGTACTTTATGTAAAAAATGCACTGATGCTGAAATTGACAAAACCTAACTTCTTAATCACCAAATATGAGCCACTACAGCGATTTGACATCTCAGTTACTTTGGCATTTGCCTGTAAATTTGACAGCATTAGCACAAACAATCACCGATCCAAACGTTATGGGTCAGATGCAAAAAGCTTGGAGCCACTTTATACAAACAGGTCAAGTGTGGGCATTGTTGATTGGTTTATTC
This Nostoc sp. C052 DNA region includes the following protein-coding sequences:
- the larB gene encoding nickel pincer cofactor biosynthesis protein LarB — its product is MTDEKTLRSLLVAVANGKVTPDTALDSLKDLAYESVGEFAKIDHHRQLRTGFPEVIWGPGKTPEQIAQIMEVMRLRNPVVMATRIEPTVYAALESKVSGLRYYQSARICAIAPFTIEPQFQGEIGILSAGTADLPVAEEAAVTAELSGFRVQRLWDVGVAGIHRLLSNRHLIESASVLIVVAGMEGALPSVVAGLASCPVIAVPTSIGYGASFGGLAPLLTMLNSCAAGVGVVNIDNGFGAAVLAGQILRTAEKLRLASATS